From Streptomyces durmitorensis, a single genomic window includes:
- a CDS encoding GntR family transcriptional regulator — protein sequence MNFAPHPIPSRTQYVLEAVKHRILTGQLAPGQPLVETELAAQFAVSKTPVREALKTLAGTGLVVMSQYKGATVRTVDAAMAQEVYDVRLLLEPEALRRTVRSGALLEEARDALERADTAADAAERSLANREFHRALYLPCGNPLLSRMLDEVRDQAALVSAVAWATLPSWEREAAEHREILRLALAGEADAAAAGLHDHIASFVRRAFPEGDPS from the coding sequence ATGAACTTTGCGCCCCACCCCATCCCCTCGCGCACGCAGTACGTGCTCGAGGCGGTCAAGCACCGCATCCTCACCGGGCAGTTGGCGCCCGGCCAGCCCCTCGTCGAGACCGAGCTCGCCGCCCAGTTCGCGGTCTCCAAGACGCCCGTCCGGGAGGCGCTGAAGACACTCGCAGGGACCGGGCTCGTCGTCATGAGCCAGTACAAGGGCGCCACCGTGCGCACGGTGGACGCGGCCATGGCGCAGGAGGTCTACGACGTCCGCCTGCTGCTCGAACCGGAGGCGCTGCGCCGCACCGTCCGCTCCGGCGCCCTCCTGGAGGAGGCGCGCGACGCCCTGGAGCGGGCGGACACCGCCGCGGACGCGGCCGAACGCTCCCTGGCCAACCGGGAGTTCCACCGCGCGCTCTATCTCCCGTGCGGCAATCCGCTCCTTTCCCGCATGCTCGACGAGGTGCGCGACCAGGCGGCCCTGGTCTCCGCCGTCGCCTGGGCCACCCTGCCCTCCTGGGAACGGGAGGCGGCCGAGCACCGGGAGATCCTGCGGCTCGCGCTCGCCGGGGAGGCCGACGCGGCGGCCGCCGGACTCCACGACCACATCGCCTCGTTCGTGCGGCGCGCGTTCCCGGAGGGGGATCCTTCATGA
- a CDS encoding ABC transporter substrate-binding protein, with product MPTHGEVDRRGLLKLAGGSLAALGLTAAGCGGGSGSGDGTVTIRYAWWGSDDRAKRINRTIELFEKKYPKIKVKTDFQPYLDFWKKFNTQASGGNPPDVFQNAIGFLRKYDQRNVLLDLHAQAKAGNLRLEGFRAGLEKFGEVDGKLLGVPVGSNSMALVIDKPVFEKAGVTPKMGWTWDDYHSAMEKIRKQGRSGDSGLYGVMYLYDPYLRQRGKAFFTEDGLGFDEADLKEWWTKGYAGVKSGIYSDPKKVAQIKPKSAVAAEIAACEFTWDNFTVRYTAEGKSEYGLAPLPTTDGKKTGQYLGSLMLSGSKRTQHPKEVAQFIDFMVHDPEVAKIMGYDRGVPTTTAQYEAYKPAEEKDKVIAAVNKEIAAYEEQLVDADVLEPITPHPAGADVCEAAFLRIAEELALGERSVDEAVKQFFTECKTALGS from the coding sequence GTGCCGACTCATGGGGAAGTTGACAGGCGCGGCCTGTTGAAACTGGCCGGCGGCTCGTTGGCGGCCCTCGGACTGACCGCCGCGGGCTGCGGCGGTGGAAGCGGGTCGGGGGACGGGACCGTCACCATCCGGTACGCGTGGTGGGGCTCCGACGACCGCGCCAAGCGGATCAACCGGACCATCGAGCTCTTCGAGAAGAAGTACCCGAAGATCAAGGTGAAGACGGACTTCCAGCCCTACCTCGACTTCTGGAAGAAGTTCAACACCCAGGCCTCCGGGGGCAATCCGCCGGACGTCTTCCAGAACGCGATCGGCTTCCTGCGCAAGTACGACCAGCGCAATGTGCTGCTCGACCTGCACGCACAGGCCAAGGCGGGCAACCTGCGCCTCGAAGGCTTCCGCGCGGGCCTGGAGAAGTTCGGCGAGGTCGACGGCAAGCTGCTCGGCGTTCCGGTCGGCAGCAACTCCATGGCCCTGGTGATCGACAAGCCGGTCTTCGAGAAGGCCGGAGTCACCCCGAAGATGGGCTGGACCTGGGACGACTACCACTCCGCGATGGAGAAGATCCGCAAGCAGGGCAGGTCGGGCGACAGCGGCCTGTACGGTGTCATGTACCTCTACGACCCCTACCTGCGCCAGCGGGGCAAGGCCTTCTTCACCGAGGACGGCCTGGGCTTCGACGAGGCCGACCTCAAGGAGTGGTGGACCAAGGGGTACGCCGGGGTGAAGTCGGGGATCTACTCCGACCCGAAGAAGGTCGCCCAGATCAAGCCCAAGTCGGCCGTGGCCGCCGAGATCGCCGCCTGCGAGTTCACCTGGGACAACTTCACCGTCCGCTACACCGCCGAGGGCAAGAGCGAGTACGGCCTCGCGCCGCTCCCGACCACCGACGGCAAGAAGACGGGGCAGTACCTCGGCTCGCTGATGCTCAGCGGCTCCAAGCGCACCCAGCACCCCAAGGAGGTCGCGCAGTTCATCGACTTCATGGTGCACGACCCCGAGGTCGCCAAGATCATGGGATACGACCGCGGGGTGCCCACCACGACCGCGCAGTACGAGGCGTACAAGCCCGCCGAGGAGAAGGACAAGGTGATCGCCGCGGTCAACAAGGAGATCGCCGCGTACGAGGAGCAGTTGGTCGACGCCGATGTACTGGAGCCCATCACGCCGCACCCGGCGGGCGCCGACGTCTGCGAGGCGGCGTTCCTGCGCATCGCCGAGGAACTGGCCCTGGGGGAGCGGTCGGTGGACGAAGCGGTGAAGCAGTTCTTCACCGAGTGCAAGACCGCGCTCGGTTCCTGA
- a CDS encoding dihydrodipicolinate synthase family protein, which translates to MTGPGPDSSHNSRFESQRSALADVVAIPVTPFADDGSVERDTYRTLVRRLVDGGVHTLTPNGNTGEFYALDPEERRLVTELTMEEAGDEATVLVGVGHDLPTAVAAARHARDAGAHMVMVHQPVHPYVSQDGWVDYHRAVADAVPELGVVPYIRNARLTGQRLADLAELCPNVIGAKYATPDAAAFAAFARDAGLDRFVWVAGLAELYAPAYWAVGATGFTSGLVNVAPEVSLRMLQALRAGDYPAAMDVWELIRRFEELRAADQSADNVTVVKEALAALGLCRREVRPPSRVLPVERREEIASLVKAWSL; encoded by the coding sequence ATGACCGGTCCTGGGCCCGACTCGAGCCACAACTCCCGCTTCGAATCACAGCGTTCCGCGCTCGCCGACGTCGTGGCGATCCCGGTGACCCCGTTCGCCGATGACGGCTCCGTGGAGCGGGACACCTACCGCACCCTGGTGCGACGGCTCGTCGACGGCGGCGTGCACACGCTCACCCCGAACGGCAACACCGGCGAGTTCTACGCCCTGGACCCCGAAGAGCGCCGCCTGGTCACCGAGTTGACCATGGAGGAGGCGGGCGACGAGGCCACCGTGCTCGTCGGCGTCGGCCATGACCTGCCGACCGCGGTCGCCGCCGCCCGGCACGCGCGGGACGCCGGCGCCCACATGGTGATGGTGCATCAGCCCGTGCATCCGTACGTTTCCCAGGACGGCTGGGTCGACTACCACCGTGCCGTCGCCGACGCCGTGCCCGAGCTCGGCGTCGTCCCGTACATCCGCAATGCGCGTCTGACAGGGCAACGCCTCGCGGATCTCGCGGAGTTGTGCCCCAATGTCATCGGCGCGAAGTACGCGACCCCGGACGCCGCCGCCTTCGCCGCGTTCGCGCGGGACGCGGGGCTCGACCGCTTCGTGTGGGTGGCGGGTCTCGCCGAGCTGTACGCGCCCGCGTACTGGGCCGTCGGCGCGACCGGCTTCACCTCGGGCCTGGTCAATGTCGCGCCCGAGGTGTCGCTGCGCATGCTCCAAGCCCTGCGGGCGGGTGACTACCCGGCGGCCATGGACGTCTGGGAGCTGATCCGGCGCTTCGAGGAGCTGCGCGCGGCCGACCAGTCCGCCGACAACGTCACCGTCGTCAAGGAGGCTCTCGCCGCGCTCGGTCTGTGCCGCCGCGAGGTGCGCCCGCCGAGCCGGGTCCTGCCCGTCGAGCGGCGCGAGGAGATAGCGTCGCTGGTGAAGGCGTGGTCGCTGTGA
- a CDS encoding carbohydrate ABC transporter permease, which yields MASLQTPVAPATPEKPKPPRGTRLPEAARRRRRGENIAGFLFMSPWLAGFLVLTAGPMVASLYFAFTDYNLFDAPQWIGLDNFTEMFGDPRWRKSVEVTLWYVIVGTPLKLAAALGVALLLNQKRRGQAFYRAAFYAPSLIGASVSIAVVWKAIFSDDAIVDRTQRAIFGMDVGGWTGDPQWIIYSLIALTVWQFGAPMVIFLAGLKQVPRELYEAAEVDGAGTWRRFWNITLPMISPVLFFNVLLETIHSFQIFASAYIVGGGAGGNACGPADGSLVYTCYLYVQGFENSRMGLASAMAWMLLLAVALVTAVLFWSQKRWVHYEEGSR from the coding sequence ATGGCGTCCTTGCAGACCCCCGTGGCCCCGGCCACCCCCGAGAAGCCGAAGCCGCCGCGCGGTACCCGCCTCCCCGAGGCCGCGCGGCGGCGACGGCGGGGCGAGAACATCGCCGGGTTCCTCTTCATGTCGCCCTGGCTCGCGGGCTTCCTGGTTCTGACCGCCGGGCCCATGGTCGCCTCGCTCTACTTCGCGTTCACCGACTACAACCTGTTCGACGCTCCCCAGTGGATCGGCCTGGACAACTTCACCGAGATGTTCGGTGACCCGCGCTGGCGCAAGTCGGTGGAGGTCACGCTCTGGTACGTGATCGTCGGCACCCCGCTCAAGCTGGCCGCGGCGCTCGGCGTGGCGCTCCTTCTCAACCAGAAGCGGCGCGGACAGGCCTTCTACCGAGCCGCGTTCTACGCCCCGTCCCTCATCGGCGCCAGCGTCTCGATCGCCGTCGTCTGGAAGGCGATCTTCTCCGACGACGCCATCGTCGACCGTACGCAGCGGGCGATCTTCGGCATGGACGTGGGCGGCTGGACCGGCGACCCGCAGTGGATCATCTACAGCCTGATCGCGCTGACCGTCTGGCAGTTCGGCGCGCCGATGGTCATCTTCCTGGCCGGTCTGAAGCAGGTGCCGCGCGAGCTGTACGAGGCGGCGGAGGTCGACGGCGCGGGCACCTGGCGGCGGTTCTGGAACATCACCCTGCCGATGATCTCCCCGGTCCTCTTCTTCAACGTCCTCCTGGAGACCATCCACTCCTTCCAGATCTTCGCCTCCGCGTACATCGTCGGCGGCGGCGCGGGCGGCAACGCCTGCGGTCCGGCGGACGGTTCGCTCGTCTACACCTGCTACCTCTACGTCCAGGGCTTCGAGAACAGCCGGATGGGCCTGGCATCGGCCATGGCCTGGATGCTGCTGCTCGCGGTGGCCCTGGTGACGGCGGTCCTGTTCTGGTCCCAGAAGCGCTGGGTGCACTACGAGGAGGGATCCCGATGA
- the araD gene encoding L-arabinonate dehydratase: protein MVAVRPDELRSHQWYGTDGLRSFSHRARTRQLGYLPEEHLGKPVIAVLNTWSDINPCHVHLRDRAQAVKRGVWQAGGFPLEFPVSTLSETFQKPTPMLYRNLLAMETEELLRSYPVDGAVLMGGCDKTTPALLMGAASADLPTVFVPAGPMLPGHWRNEVLGSGTDMWKYWDDKRAGLIGDCELAELESGLARSPGHCMTMGTASTLTAAAEALGVTMPGASSIPAVDSGHDRMAAASGMRIVELVHQNLTLSKLLTQDAYADAVATVLALGGSTNAVIHLIAMAGRSGVRLTLDDFDRIARTVPVLANLRPGGQYLMEDFHFAGGLPAFLAQLTDVLHLDRPTVAHDTLREQLAGATVHNPEVIRPRDKPLADEGGVAVLRGNLCPDGAVIKHIAAEPHLLRHTGPAVVFDDYKEMQRTINDPALGITADHVLVLRGSGPLGGPGMPEYGMLPIPDHLLKQGVRDMVRISDARMSGTSYGTCVLHIAPESFVGGPLALVRTGDLITLDVEARSLHLDVSDEELARRRDAWTPPPARYGRGYGALYSEQITQADTGCDFAFLAREGEVPDPYAG, encoded by the coding sequence GTGGTCGCTGTGAGGCCGGACGAACTGCGCAGCCACCAGTGGTACGGCACGGACGGCCTGCGGTCCTTCAGCCACCGGGCCCGCACCCGGCAGCTCGGGTACCTGCCCGAGGAGCATCTGGGCAAGCCCGTCATCGCGGTCCTCAACACCTGGTCCGACATCAATCCCTGCCACGTCCATCTGCGCGACCGCGCCCAGGCGGTCAAGCGCGGCGTGTGGCAGGCGGGCGGCTTCCCCCTCGAATTCCCCGTCTCCACACTCTCGGAGACCTTCCAGAAGCCGACCCCGATGCTCTACCGGAATCTCCTGGCCATGGAGACCGAGGAGCTGCTCCGGTCCTATCCGGTGGACGGCGCCGTGCTGATGGGCGGCTGCGACAAGACGACGCCCGCCCTGCTCATGGGCGCCGCGAGCGCCGACCTGCCGACCGTCTTCGTGCCGGCCGGGCCCATGCTCCCGGGGCACTGGCGCAACGAGGTCCTCGGGTCCGGCACCGACATGTGGAAGTACTGGGACGACAAGCGCGCCGGGCTCATCGGCGACTGCGAACTGGCCGAGCTGGAGAGCGGGTTGGCCCGCTCCCCCGGCCACTGCATGACCATGGGGACCGCCTCCACGCTGACCGCGGCGGCCGAGGCCCTCGGTGTGACGATGCCCGGCGCCTCCTCCATCCCCGCGGTGGACTCCGGGCACGACCGGATGGCGGCCGCGTCCGGGATGCGGATCGTCGAACTCGTCCACCAGAACCTGACGTTGTCCAAGCTGCTCACCCAGGACGCCTACGCGGACGCGGTCGCCACCGTCCTCGCGCTCGGCGGCTCCACCAACGCCGTCATCCATCTGATCGCGATGGCGGGCCGCAGCGGCGTACGGCTCACGCTCGACGACTTCGACCGGATCGCGCGGACCGTGCCGGTCCTGGCCAATCTGCGTCCCGGCGGGCAGTACCTCATGGAGGACTTCCACTTCGCGGGCGGACTCCCGGCGTTTCTGGCCCAGTTGACCGACGTGCTCCATCTGGACCGGCCCACCGTCGCCCACGACACCCTGCGCGAACAGCTCGCGGGCGCCACCGTGCACAACCCCGAGGTCATCCGCCCCCGCGACAAGCCGCTCGCCGACGAGGGCGGAGTGGCGGTGCTCCGCGGCAATCTCTGCCCGGACGGCGCCGTCATCAAGCACATCGCCGCCGAGCCGCACCTGCTGCGGCACACCGGCCCCGCGGTCGTCTTCGACGACTACAAGGAGATGCAGCGCACCATCAACGACCCCGCGCTCGGCATCACCGCCGACCACGTCCTCGTGCTGCGCGGCTCCGGCCCCCTGGGCGGGCCCGGGATGCCCGAGTACGGCATGCTCCCGATCCCCGATCATCTGCTCAAGCAGGGGGTGCGCGACATGGTGCGGATCTCCGACGCGCGGATGAGCGGCACGTCGTACGGCACGTGTGTGCTGCACATCGCCCCCGAGTCGTTCGTGGGCGGGCCGCTCGCCCTCGTGCGTACGGGGGACCTGATCACCCTGGACGTCGAGGCACGCTCGCTCCATCTCGACGTTTCCGACGAGGAGTTGGCGCGGCGACGCGATGCGTGGACGCCGCCGCCCGCGCGCTACGGACGCGGCTACGGCGCCCTCTACAGCGAGCAGATCACCCAGGCCGACACCGGCTGCGACTTCGCGTTCCTGGCCCGCGAGGGCGAGGTCCCCGACCCGTACGCGGGCTGA
- a CDS encoding carbohydrate ABC transporter permease — MTAPSALSGRRRRGAGSLAWHVGSLAVLAVVLYPVIWAIGGSFKANDEIVGSLDLFPTDPIVANYAGLADGIADISIATFFSNSLFLALGSVVGVLFSCSLAGYAFARIKFAGRNVLFALMIGTLLLPYHVLLIPQYVLFQKMGLINTYTPLLLGKYLAVDAFFVFLMVQFMRNLPKELDEAARLDGCGHLRIYWSIVLPLCRPALITSAIFTFINSWNDFMGPLIYLNDPSKYTVSLGLKMFVDQEGLANYGGMIAMSLVALVPVLAFFLAFQRYLIDGMATSGLKG, encoded by the coding sequence ATGACCGCACCGAGCGCGCTGTCCGGCCGCCGTCGTCGCGGGGCCGGTTCGCTGGCCTGGCACGTCGGCTCCCTGGCGGTTCTGGCCGTCGTCCTCTACCCGGTGATCTGGGCGATCGGCGGCTCGTTCAAGGCGAACGACGAGATCGTCGGAAGCCTCGACCTGTTCCCCACCGACCCCATCGTCGCCAACTACGCCGGACTCGCCGACGGCATCGCCGACATCTCCATCGCCACCTTCTTCTCCAACTCCCTGTTCCTGGCGCTCGGTTCGGTCGTGGGCGTGCTCTTCTCCTGCTCCCTCGCGGGCTACGCCTTCGCGCGGATCAAGTTCGCCGGGCGCAACGTGCTCTTCGCGCTGATGATCGGCACCCTGCTGCTGCCGTACCACGTGCTCCTGATCCCGCAGTATGTGCTGTTCCAGAAGATGGGCCTGATCAACACCTATACGCCGCTGCTGCTCGGCAAATATCTGGCGGTGGACGCCTTCTTCGTCTTCCTGATGGTGCAGTTCATGCGGAACCTGCCCAAGGAACTGGACGAGGCGGCGCGGCTCGACGGCTGCGGGCATCTGCGCATCTACTGGTCGATCGTCCTTCCGCTGTGCAGGCCGGCGCTGATCACCAGCGCGATCTTCACCTTCATCAACTCCTGGAACGACTTCATGGGTCCGCTGATCTACCTCAACGACCCCTCCAAGTACACCGTTTCGCTGGGCCTGAAGATGTTCGTCGACCAGGAGGGCCTTGCCAACTACGGCGGGATGATCGCCATGTCCCTCGTCGCGCTGGTGCCGGTCCTCGCGTTCTTCCTGGCCTTCCAGCGGTACCTGATCGACGGTATGGCCACGTCGGGTCTGAAGGGCTGA